The following are encoded in a window of Sphingobium sp. AP49 genomic DNA:
- a CDS encoding MFS transporter gives MGSQSHKAHPALVLFALSVGAFAIGTTEFASMSLLPFFARDLHIDLPTAGHAISAYALGVVVGAPLIAAFGARLPRRTLLIALMAMFAVGNGLSALSPSYHWMLLFRFLSGLPHGAYFGVAALVAASLVPIEKRTLAIAKVMSGLTIATVLGVPVANWMGQILGWRSGFFVVCALAVLTMSLVALYAPRDAGDPKASPMRELGALGKSQVWLTLLTGAIGFGGLFAVYTYVASTMIEVTHVSETLVPLILIVFGLGMTVGNLAVAWLADRALNRTVIGILVWSAVALALFPFMAGNIWTLSLIVFLIGIGGGMGTPLQARLMDVAGDAQTLAAALHHSAFNIANALGPWLGGMSIAAGYGLVSTGWIGCALSLGGLAIFLLAIATARRSAQPALVACE, from the coding sequence ATGGGCAGCCAGTCCCACAAGGCGCACCCCGCGCTTGTTCTTTTCGCGCTGTCCGTGGGCGCCTTTGCGATCGGCACCACCGAATTCGCCTCCATGAGCCTGCTGCCCTTTTTCGCGCGCGACCTACATATCGACCTGCCGACCGCGGGCCATGCGATCAGCGCCTATGCGCTGGGCGTGGTGGTCGGCGCGCCGCTGATCGCCGCTTTTGGCGCGCGCCTGCCGCGCCGCACGCTGCTGATAGCGCTGATGGCGATGTTCGCGGTCGGCAACGGCCTGTCCGCCCTGTCGCCCAGCTATCACTGGATGCTGCTGTTCCGTTTCCTCTCGGGCCTGCCCCATGGCGCCTATTTCGGCGTCGCCGCCTTGGTCGCGGCCAGTCTGGTGCCCATCGAGAAGCGCACCCTGGCGATCGCCAAGGTAATGTCGGGCCTGACCATCGCCACGGTGCTGGGCGTGCCGGTCGCCAATTGGATGGGCCAGATACTGGGCTGGCGCTCTGGCTTCTTCGTGGTCTGCGCGCTCGCCGTGCTGACCATGAGCCTGGTCGCGCTCTATGCTCCGCGCGACGCCGGCGACCCGAAGGCCAGCCCGATGCGCGAACTGGGCGCGCTCGGCAAGTCGCAGGTCTGGCTGACCCTGCTCACCGGCGCGATCGGCTTTGGCGGCCTGTTCGCGGTCTACACCTATGTCGCCTCGACCATGATCGAGGTGACCCATGTGTCCGAAACCCTGGTGCCGCTGATTCTGATCGTCTTCGGCCTGGGCATGACGGTCGGCAATCTCGCCGTCGCCTGGCTCGCCGACCGCGCGCTCAACCGCACCGTCATCGGCATCCTCGTGTGGAGCGCCGTGGCGCTGGCCCTCTTCCCCTTCATGGCCGGCAATATCTGGACCCTCAGCCTCATCGTCTTCCTGATTGGCATTGGCGGCGGCATGGGTACACCGTTGCAGGCGCGCCTGATGGATGTCGCGGGTGACGCCCAGACGCTGGCGGCCGCGCTGCACCACAGCGCCTTCAACATCGCCAATGCGCTCGGCCCCTGGCTTGGCGGCATGTCGATCGCGGCGGGCTATGGCCTGGTGTCGACCGGCTGGATCGGCTGCGCCCTGTCGCTGGGCGGCCTGGCCATCTTCCTGCTCGCCATCGCCACCGCACGACGCAGCGCCCAGCCCGCCCTTGTCGCCTGCGAATAA
- a CDS encoding EamA family transporter: protein MNGQGAVLAGAGAVLASLLSMNMGAAFAKTLFPIVGAYGIAALRIFLAAILLMLFRRPWRRPIPADVRWPLLIYGATLALMNLLIYQAFARIPLGIAMAIEVTGPLAIVLFGSRRPRDFLWLGAAVIGLLLLLPLRSDAALDPLGVIFAVGAAACWALYILTGKRVSGALRGDAVAWGMLAAAILVLPVGLTHAGASLFSPWVQMVGLAIALLSSALPYSLEMEAMRRLPAPVFGLLLSAAPAIGALAGFVVLGERLTALQGVAIFCIIAASGGSALTVRHAPAIEDAPQ, encoded by the coding sequence ATGAACGGGCAAGGAGCGGTGCTGGCGGGAGCCGGCGCCGTGCTGGCGTCGCTCTTGTCGATGAACATGGGCGCGGCCTTTGCCAAGACATTGTTCCCGATCGTCGGCGCCTATGGCATCGCGGCGCTGCGCATCTTCCTGGCCGCGATCCTGCTGATGCTGTTCCGCCGGCCGTGGCGCCGGCCGATCCCGGCCGATGTGCGCTGGCCGCTGCTGATCTATGGCGCGACCCTCGCGCTGATGAACCTGCTCATCTACCAGGCCTTTGCCCGTATTCCGCTGGGTATCGCCATGGCCATCGAGGTGACGGGGCCGCTGGCGATCGTCCTGTTCGGGTCGCGCCGGCCGCGCGATTTCCTGTGGCTGGGGGCTGCGGTGATCGGTTTGCTGCTGCTCTTGCCGTTGCGCAGCGACGCCGCGCTTGATCCTTTGGGTGTCATCTTCGCTGTCGGGGCTGCGGCCTGCTGGGCACTTTATATCCTGACCGGCAAGCGGGTGTCGGGCGCGCTGCGCGGCGATGCGGTCGCCTGGGGTATGCTGGCGGCGGCGATCCTGGTGCTGCCGGTCGGGCTGACCCATGCCGGCGCGTCGCTCTTTTCGCCCTGGGTGCAGATGGTCGGGCTGGCCATCGCCCTGCTGTCGAGCGCCTTGCCCTATTCGCTGGAGATGGAAGCGATGCGGCGTCTGCCCGCGCCGGTGTTTGGCCTGTTGCTGAGCGCGGCGCCTGCGATTGGCGCGCTGGCGGGCTTCGTCGTGCTGGGCGAGCGGCTGACGGCGCTGCAGGGCGTGGCGATATTCTGCATTATCGCCGCATCAGGCGGCAGTGCGCTGACGGTGCGTCATGCGCCCGCGATCGAGGATGCGCCACAATAG
- a CDS encoding L,D-transpeptidase family protein, which produces MAGVIGTLVKNLGPKLLVGAGLGVGAFLLTDKLNHDAADATATKAPPAVAAPKSIPLVERRSDQGMKIDPHALAVKRVLKIEGPFEHGDYAWDEEGAPAKGPVIITVDLKAQTLSVFRDGYEIGAAVILYGATDKQSPLGAFPIMQKDADHYSSTYNNAPMPYMQRLTSDGVAIHGSDVKWGYATHGCIGVPREFAQKLFGVTKVGDMVIITNGKMLDTSKAVVSG; this is translated from the coding sequence ATGGCGGGTGTGATCGGCACGCTGGTAAAGAATCTAGGCCCAAAACTGCTGGTCGGTGCGGGCCTGGGTGTCGGCGCCTTTCTGCTGACGGACAAGCTCAATCACGATGCCGCCGACGCCACGGCGACCAAAGCCCCGCCGGCCGTAGCCGCACCCAAATCCATTCCGCTGGTCGAACGGCGCAGCGACCAGGGGATGAAGATCGATCCCCATGCGCTGGCGGTGAAACGCGTGCTCAAGATCGAAGGCCCGTTCGAGCATGGTGACTATGCCTGGGACGAGGAAGGCGCGCCCGCCAAGGGGCCGGTCATCATCACCGTCGACCTCAAGGCACAGACCCTCTCCGTCTTCCGCGACGGCTACGAGATCGGCGCCGCCGTCATCCTCTATGGCGCGACCGACAAGCAGAGCCCCCTGGGCGCTTTCCCGATCATGCAGAAGGACGCTGACCATTATTCCAGCACCTACAACAACGCGCCCATGCCCTATATGCAGCGGCTGACCAGCGACGGCGTCGCCATTCATGGCAGCGACGTCAAATGGGGCTATGCCACCCATGGCTGCATCGGCGTACCTAGGGAATTTGCGCAGAAGCTGTTCGGCGTCACCAAGGTCGGCGACATGGTCATCATCACGAACGGCAAGATGCTGGATACCAGCAAGGCCGTCGTCAGCGGCTGA